From Flavobacterium sp. 102, a single genomic window includes:
- a CDS encoding helix-turn-helix transcriptional regulator encodes MNTSVKPNHIGRKISKIRELRGMKQEALAMAIGVSQQTISNIENSEEVEEEVLLKIAEALEVSVEGIRNFNEETVLNIISNTFTSNDTSTLNAINIQPSFNTVDKIVELYERLLQAEKDKVALLEQLKK; translated from the coding sequence ATGAACACTTCCGTTAAACCCAACCACATCGGCCGCAAAATCTCTAAAATCCGTGAACTCCGAGGGATGAAGCAGGAAGCACTTGCCATGGCAATAGGCGTGAGTCAACAGACCATAAGCAATATCGAGAACAGCGAGGAAGTGGAGGAGGAAGTATTATTGAAAATTGCTGAGGCTTTGGAAGTTTCTGTTGAAGGAATTAGAAATTTTAATGAGGAAACTGTTTTGAATATTATTTCAAATACTTTTACCAGTAATGATACTTCTACTTTGAATGCAATTAATATTCAACCAAGTTTTAATACGGTTGACAAAATAGTTGAGCTTTATGAAAGATTACTTCAGGCGGAGAAAGATAAGGTTGCTTTATTAGAGCAGTTGAAGAAATAA
- a CDS encoding GNAT family N-acetyltransferase: protein MTTNIAEQIANLLNERNQLTIQYTADKILENSENYVYLLEEEKIIACAESKCVQWYQWEISHVLVAKDYEGKGFGNKILNEAEIKAKTGNAKILQCTIRTNNENSIRLFSRNGYVQVNRFFYPKSGNWVYVYQKSISQN from the coding sequence ATGACAACAAATATTGCAGAACAAATAGCCAATCTTCTGAATGAAAGAAATCAACTCACTATTCAATATACAGCAGACAAAATTTTAGAAAATAGCGAGAATTATGTTTATCTGTTAGAAGAAGAAAAGATAATTGCATGTGCTGAAAGTAAATGTGTTCAATGGTACCAATGGGAAATCTCACATGTATTAGTCGCAAAAGATTATGAAGGCAAAGGATTTGGAAATAAAATTCTTAATGAAGCGGAAATAAAAGCAAAAACCGGAAATGCAAAAATTTTACAATGTACAATCAGGACAAATAATGAAAATAGTATTCGTCTTTTTTCTCGAAATGGTTATGTGCAAGTCAATAGATTTTTTTATCCAAAAAGTGGGAATTGGGTGTATGTATATCAAAAATCAATAAGCCAGAATTGA